In Macadamia integrifolia cultivar HAES 741 chromosome 13, SCU_Mint_v3, whole genome shotgun sequence, one DNA window encodes the following:
- the LOC122059167 gene encoding F-box protein CPR1-like, protein MTQGWVRAIRPKLTPLSSSSKNLPEFIVEDILLRLPVKSLLRFRCVCKSWCALITDPTFVKMHLNRSIEKDTNRSLIFIGSPFKSVDLDACEMQAVEELELPPLKPPKYSYQETKIGGSCNGLLCIYNSVEDMFLWNPSTKRHRKLPFSPTESLDPYEKCDSFNLGLGYDPTSDDYKLVRIAQFSGSRFKSYSNSEVKVYSLSSNSWRNIPYMAKPFFLINNPGFGVLANSALHWVAFRETGPDPIGSSFIISIDLQDEKYREVLLPDCKVTPLTFLGVRGGQLCAFYQFLDRVEVWVMKDYGMGDSWVKELSIEQSVLRDGDDIKPVYYSKNGELILEIDFNALVLYDPSRGSARKLRIRGAHRIIGTKNCVGSLVPLYANGGIEQAETKKKNRTQRVDVEIGRLAIN, encoded by the exons atgactcagg GGTGGGTTCGGGCCATCAGacccaaacttacacccctgaGTTCATCGTCGAAGAATCTCCCTGAGTTCATCGTCGAAGACATACTTTTAAGGCTTCCAGTCAAGTCTCTTCTAAGGTTCAGGTGTGTATGCAAATCCTGGTGTGCTCTTATAACCGATCCTACTTTCGTCAAAATGCACCTCAACCGATCCATTGAGAAGGATACCAACCGTAGCCTCATTTTCATAGGCTCCCCTTTCAAATCTGTCGACTTAGATGCTTGTGAAATGCAAGCAGTAGAAGAACTCGAACTTCCGCCGCTGAAGCCGCCGAAGTATTCATACCAGGAAACCAAAATTGGGGGTTCATGCAACGGACTGCTCTGTATATATAACTCTGTGGAAGACATGTTCCTCTGGAATCCTTCCACCAAAAGACATCGAAAGCTACCCTTTTCACCTACAGAGTCTCTCGACCCATATGAAAAATGCGATTCCTTCAATTTGGGATTGGGTTACGACCCCACATCCGACGATTACAAACTGGTAAGGATTGCGCAGTTTTCTGGTAGCCGTTTTAAGTCTTATAGCAATTCGGAGGTGAAGGTCTACTCACTTAGCAGCAACTCATGGAGAAATATTCCGTACATGGCCAAGCCCTTCTTTCTCATCAACAATCCCGGATTTGGGGTTCTTGCAAATTCTGCCCTTCATTGGGTTGCATTTCGAGAGACGGGACCTGATCCCATAGGCTCCAGTTTTATCATTTCCATTGATCTTCAAGACGAGAAGTATCGAGAGGTGCTACTGCCTGACTGTAag GTCACCCCTTTGACATTTCTCGGGGTTCGAGGAGGACAACTCTGTGCGTTCTATCAATTTTTGGATCGTGTTGAGGTTTgggtgatgaaggattatggAATGGGGGACTCTTGGGTGAAAGAGTTATCAATTGAACAATCAGTGTTAAGGGATGGTGATGACATCAAACCGGTATACTATTCAAAAAATGGTGAACTAATACTCGAGATTGATTTCAATGCGTTGGTCCTGTATGATCCCAGTAGAGGGAGTGCTAGGAAACTAAGGATTCGTGGTGCACACAGAATAATTGGAACAAAGAATTGTGTTGGGAGTCTTGTTCCACTCTATGCCAATGGTGGAATTGAACAAGCAGAaacgaagaaaaagaacagGACGCAGAG GGTTGACGTTGAAATTGGAAGGTTAGCAATTAACTAA
- the LOC122058877 gene encoding pyridoxal phosphate homeostasis protein-like (The sequence of the model RefSeq protein was modified relative to this genomic sequence to represent the inferred CDS: added 53 bases not found in genome assembly): MNSETNQKEAEAEAEAVAVEQNSGKAAPAMDSAAVTNLRSVFHRVQLAAERSGRKADQIRVVAASKTKPVSLIRQVYDAGHCCFGENYVQEIVEKAPQLPDDIEWRFIGHLQSNKVKMLLSSVPNLAMVETVDDEKIANYLDRGVANIGRKPLKVMVQVNSSGEESKYGVEPSGCAELAKHIKLGCPNLEFSGLMTIGMLDYTSTPENFKTMLNCRLEVCKALGIAEESCELSMGMSGDFEQAIEMGSNNVRVGSAIFGPREYTKK, encoded by the exons TGTGGAGCAGAACTCAGGCAAGGCTGCTCCGGCTATGGATAGTGCAGCGGTTACGAACCTGCGTTCTGTGTTCCACCGAGTCCAACTAGCAGCCGAGAGATCAGGGCGGAAGGCGGATCAGATCAGAGTGGTGGCTGCCAGCAAGACCAAACCTGTTTCTCTCATCCGCCAAGTCTACGACGCTGGTCATTGCTGCTTCGGCGAAAACTATGTCCAGGAGATCGTCGAAAAAGCACCACAG CTTCCAGATGATATCGAATGGCGTTTCATCGGGCACTTGCAGAGCAACAAAGTTAAAATGCTTCTCT CGTCTGTTCCAAATCTGGCCATGGTTGAGACTGTAGATGATGAGAAG ATTGCAAATTATCTTGATCGGGGAGTTGCAAACATTGGAAGAAAGCCTCTCAAGGTTATGGTCCAAGTAAATTCCAGTGGAGAAGAAT CAAAATATGGAGTTGAACCATCAGGGTGTGCAGAACTTGCAAAGCATATTAAGCTTGGATGCCCAAACCTTGAGTTTTCTGGATTAATGACAATAGGGATGCTGGATTACACATCAACTCCAGAGAATTTCAAA ACAATGTTAAACTGTAGGCTTGAAGTTTGCAAAGCACTTGGAATAGCAGAGGAGAGCTGTGAGCTATCAATGGGGATGTCTGGTGACTTTGAGCAAGCG ATTGAAATGGGCAGTAACAATGTGAGAGTTGGTTCAGCCATATTTGGACCTAGGGAGTATACCAAGAAGTAG